A stretch of Streptomyces vietnamensis DNA encodes these proteins:
- a CDS encoding leucyl aminopeptidase codes for MTALTLSTAGAATLRADALVVGVAKSGKTLVVAPGAEAVDKAFDGRLAAVLETLGASGAEGEATKLPAPAGLKAPVVLAVGLGAAPEDGESFGAETLRRAAGTAARTLTGSKKAAFALPIATAEDAGAIAEGALLGAYAYTAYQDGKDAKKPLAEVALLGAKPRDKAHKAAAERSQAIAEEINRARDLINQPPNDLTPAAFAAVAQAAGKEHGLKVQVLDEKALTKGGFGGILGVGNGSVNPPRLVRIAYTHPKAEKTLALVGKGITYDSGGISLKPAGHNETMKCDMSGAAAVFSAVVAASRLGLEVNVTGWLALAENMPSGSATRPGDVLRMYSGKTVEVLNTDAEGRLVLADAITKASEEHPDAIVDVATLTGAMVLALGDRTFGIMANDDDYRTAIHEIAEEVGEQSWPMPLPADLRKTMDSPTADMANMGVRMGGGLVAGLFLQEFVGEGITWAHLDIAGPAFHEGAPYGYTPKGGTGSSVRTLVKLAERTAAGEL; via the coding sequence GTGACTGCTCTCACTCTCAGCACTGCCGGCGCGGCGACGCTGCGCGCCGACGCCCTCGTCGTCGGCGTCGCGAAGTCCGGGAAGACGCTCGTCGTCGCCCCGGGCGCCGAGGCCGTCGACAAGGCCTTCGACGGCCGGCTCGCCGCCGTCCTGGAGACCCTGGGCGCCTCGGGTGCCGAAGGTGAGGCGACGAAGCTGCCCGCCCCCGCCGGTCTCAAGGCCCCCGTCGTCCTGGCCGTCGGCCTCGGCGCGGCCCCCGAGGACGGCGAGTCCTTCGGCGCGGAGACCCTGCGCCGCGCCGCCGGCACCGCCGCCCGTACCCTGACCGGCTCGAAGAAGGCCGCGTTCGCGCTGCCGATCGCCACCGCCGAGGACGCCGGCGCCATCGCGGAGGGCGCCCTGCTCGGCGCGTACGCCTACACCGCGTACCAGGACGGCAAGGACGCGAAGAAGCCCCTCGCCGAGGTGGCCCTGCTCGGTGCCAAGCCGCGCGACAAGGCCCACAAGGCCGCCGCCGAGCGCTCCCAGGCGATCGCCGAGGAGATCAACCGCGCCCGCGACCTGATCAACCAGCCGCCGAACGACCTGACCCCGGCCGCCTTCGCCGCCGTCGCCCAGGCCGCCGGCAAGGAGCACGGCCTCAAGGTCCAGGTCCTCGACGAGAAGGCGCTCACCAAGGGCGGCTTCGGCGGCATCCTCGGCGTCGGCAACGGCTCCGTGAACCCGCCGCGCCTGGTCCGCATCGCCTACACCCACCCGAAGGCGGAGAAGACCCTCGCCCTGGTCGGCAAGGGCATCACCTACGACTCGGGCGGCATCTCCCTGAAGCCGGCCGGCCACAACGAGACGATGAAGTGCGACATGAGCGGCGCCGCCGCCGTGTTCTCCGCCGTCGTCGCCGCGTCCCGCCTCGGCCTCGAGGTCAACGTCACGGGCTGGCTCGCCCTCGCGGAGAACATGCCGTCCGGCTCCGCCACCCGCCCGGGTGACGTCCTTCGCATGTACAGCGGCAAGACCGTCGAGGTCCTGAACACCGACGCCGAGGGCCGGCTCGTCCTCGCCGACGCGATCACCAAGGCCTCCGAGGAGCACCCGGACGCGATCGTCGACGTGGCGACCCTGACCGGCGCCATGGTCCTGGCCCTGGGCGACCGCACCTTCGGCATCATGGCCAACGACGACGACTACCGGACCGCGATCCACGAGATCGCCGAGGAGGTCGGCGAGCAGTCCTGGCCGATGCCGCTCCCCGCGGACCTGCGCAAGACCATGGACTCCCCCACCGCCGACATGGCGAACATGGGCGTCCGGATGGGCGGCGGCCTGGTCGCCGGTCTCTTCCTGCAGGAGTTCGTGGGCGAGGGCATCACCTGGGCCCACCTGGACATCGCGGGCCCGGCCTTCCACGAGGGCGCCCCGTACGGCTACACCCCGAAGGGCGGCACCGGCTCCTCGGTCCGCACCCTGGTGAAGCTGGCCGAGCGCACGGCGGCCGGCGAGCTCTGA
- the pelF gene encoding GT4 family glycosyltransferase PelF produces MPSSGRHVTMLTEGTYPHVHGGVSTWCDQLVRGMPEVDFEILALTGSGREPVTWELPPNVTRHTAHPLWGPPQGPAVRRPLRGRERRRFLSAYESLLLALLDPEAGCDFGTGLYELAELARQGRLTAALRSEPALRSLMWIWTMPHLPTLAARPTVHDALTATDLLEHALRPLAARIADGSVAHAVSSGLATLPALAAQHFEGVPFLLTEHGIYLRERYLGYRTEAQRWPVKALMLGFYRELNTLGYRKADLITPCNQYNRRWEERGGAPADRIRTVYNGVDPALFPEAGPEPATPTLSWCGRVDPIKDLETLIRAYAICRAELPELRLRLFGPVPAGNEDYLTRLEKLAAELGVADGVTFEGRISDVPSAYAAGSVVMLSSISEGFPFSLIEAMSCGRATVSTDVGGVREAVGDTGIVVPPREPAVMAAAVSALLVDGARRAELGRRARQRVIDEFTLHRSVDGFRRIYRELAGARPARPVPLPQEPLRLRIPAPRRTTAALVTGGTRA; encoded by the coding sequence ATGCCGAGCAGTGGCCGTCACGTCACCATGCTCACCGAAGGCACCTACCCGCACGTCCACGGCGGCGTCAGCACCTGGTGCGACCAGCTCGTCCGCGGCATGCCCGAGGTCGACTTCGAGATCCTCGCCCTCACCGGCAGCGGCCGCGAACCCGTCACCTGGGAGCTGCCGCCCAACGTCACCCGGCACACCGCCCACCCCCTCTGGGGACCCCCGCAGGGTCCGGCCGTGCGCCGGCCCCTGCGGGGGCGCGAACGCCGCCGCTTCCTCTCCGCGTACGAGAGCCTCCTGCTCGCCCTCCTCGACCCCGAGGCGGGCTGCGACTTCGGCACCGGCCTGTACGAACTCGCCGAACTCGCCCGGCAGGGCCGGCTGACCGCCGCCCTCCGCTCCGAGCCCGCCCTGCGCTCCCTCATGTGGATCTGGACCATGCCGCACCTGCCCACGCTCGCGGCCCGGCCCACCGTCCACGACGCGCTCACCGCCACCGACCTGCTCGAACACGCCCTGCGCCCGCTCGCCGCCCGGATAGCCGACGGCAGCGTGGCCCACGCCGTCTCCAGCGGCCTCGCCACGCTGCCCGCGCTCGCCGCGCAGCACTTCGAAGGGGTGCCCTTCCTGCTCACCGAACACGGCATCTACCTCCGCGAGCGCTACCTCGGCTACCGCACCGAAGCGCAACGCTGGCCCGTCAAGGCCCTCATGCTCGGCTTCTACCGCGAGCTCAACACCCTCGGCTACCGCAAGGCCGACCTCATCACCCCCTGCAACCAGTACAACCGGCGCTGGGAGGAGCGCGGCGGAGCCCCCGCCGACCGCATCCGCACCGTCTACAACGGCGTCGACCCCGCCCTCTTCCCCGAGGCCGGACCCGAACCCGCGACCCCCACCCTCAGCTGGTGCGGCCGCGTCGACCCCATCAAGGACCTGGAGACCCTGATCCGGGCGTACGCGATCTGCCGCGCCGAACTCCCCGAGCTGCGGCTCCGCTTGTTCGGCCCGGTCCCCGCCGGGAACGAGGACTACCTGACCCGCCTGGAGAAACTCGCCGCCGAACTGGGCGTCGCCGACGGGGTGACCTTCGAGGGCCGGATCAGCGACGTCCCCTCGGCCTACGCGGCCGGCAGCGTCGTCATGCTCTCCTCCATCAGCGAAGGCTTCCCCTTCTCCCTCATCGAGGCCATGTCCTGCGGCCGCGCCACCGTGTCCACGGACGTCGGAGGCGTACGGGAGGCCGTCGGCGACACCGGGATCGTCGTCCCGCCCCGCGAACCGGCCGTCATGGCCGCCGCCGTCTCCGCACTCCTCGTGGACGGTGCCCGCCGCGCCGAACTCGGCCGCCGCGCCCGGCAACGGGTCATCGACGAGTTCACCCTGCACCGCTCCGTGGACGGCTTCCGCCGGATCTACCGCGAACTGGCGGGCGCCCGCCCGGCGCGCCCGGTCCCGCTGCCCCAGGAACCCCTGCGCCTCAGGATCCCCGCCCCCCGCCGCACCACCGCGGCCCTCGTGACAGGAGGCACCCGGGCATGA
- a CDS encoding GntR family transcriptional regulator — protein sequence MTVPVVHSLREQIREHIVEGIVSGRWKPGERIVERRIATELEVSQTPVREALRELESLRLIESAPNKGVRVRNLTAADLEESYPVRAGLEQIAAELAAGRLAADCSALEPHVAALYEADAAMDGTAQVRHTVAFHRELVKAAGNGVLLHTWETLGIEVFTALSIRWLGTVQKSYAEEHQELVEAFRRGDPNIGALVKAHVLGCAPRA from the coding sequence ATGACCGTCCCCGTCGTCCACTCGCTGCGCGAGCAGATCCGCGAGCACATCGTGGAGGGGATCGTCAGCGGGCGCTGGAAGCCGGGCGAGCGCATCGTGGAGCGCCGGATCGCGACCGAGCTGGAGGTCTCCCAGACCCCGGTCCGCGAGGCGCTGCGCGAGCTGGAGTCGCTGCGGCTGATCGAGTCCGCGCCCAACAAGGGCGTCCGGGTCCGCAACCTGACCGCGGCCGACCTGGAGGAGAGCTACCCCGTACGCGCCGGTCTGGAGCAGATCGCGGCCGAGCTGGCGGCCGGGCGGCTCGCGGCGGACTGCTCGGCCCTGGAGCCGCACGTGGCGGCCCTGTACGAGGCGGACGCGGCCATGGACGGGACGGCGCAGGTGCGGCACACGGTGGCCTTCCACCGGGAGCTGGTGAAGGCGGCCGGGAACGGCGTCCTGCTGCACACCTGGGAGACGCTCGGCATCGAGGTCTTCACGGCCCTGTCGATCCGCTGGCTCGGCACGGTCCAGAAGTCGTACGCGGAGGAGCACCAGGAGCTCGTGGAGGCCTTCCGGCGGGGCGACCCGAACATCGGTGCCCTGGTGAAGGCGCACGTCCTGGGCTGCGCCCCGCGAGCCTGA
- a CDS encoding spherulation-specific family 4 protein: MTNPSLLVPYYEHPAERPEAWSALVDAAPSLYGVVLNPASGAGEAPDPAFAETAGRLRAAGVRVLGYVDTAYGRRPHAEVVAELLRHRDWYGADGAFLDQVATAPAALAHYRRIAVAARAAGAATLVFNHGAHPDPGYEAQADLLVTFEGPWDTYRTLDLPVAAHYCHLVYAAPAGFRPATPVHCAVPGTGAHPWGTLPHLLEPAR, translated from the coding sequence ATGACGAACCCCTCCCTCCTGGTGCCGTACTACGAGCACCCGGCCGAACGCCCCGAGGCCTGGTCGGCCCTCGTCGACGCGGCGCCGTCCCTGTACGGCGTCGTCCTCAACCCGGCGAGCGGGGCCGGCGAGGCGCCCGACCCGGCGTTCGCCGAGACCGCCGGGCGGCTGCGGGCCGCCGGCGTCCGGGTCCTCGGCTACGTGGACACCGCCTACGGGCGCCGCCCGCACGCCGAGGTCGTCGCCGAACTGCTCCGCCACCGTGACTGGTACGGCGCCGACGGCGCCTTCCTGGACCAGGTGGCGACCGCGCCCGCCGCCCTCGCCCACTACCGCCGGATCGCGGTCGCCGCCCGGGCCGCCGGGGCCGCGACCCTCGTCTTCAACCACGGCGCCCACCCCGACCCCGGCTACGAGGCCCAGGCCGACCTCCTCGTCACCTTCGAGGGCCCCTGGGACACCTACCGGACCCTGGACCTGCCGGTCGCCGCCCACTACTGCCACCTCGTCTACGCGGCCCCCGCCGGCTTCCGCCCGGCCACCCCGGTGCACTGCGCCGTCCCGGGCACCGGCGCGCACCCCTGGGGCACCCTTCCGCACCTCCTGGAGCCCGCCCGATGA
- the sucB gene encoding 2-oxoglutarate dehydrogenase, E2 component, dihydrolipoamide succinyltransferase, with product MSVSVTLPALGESVTEGTVTRWLKAEGERVEADEPLLEVSTDKVDTEIPAPASGILASIKVAEDETVEVGAELAIIDDGSGAPAAAPAPAAEAAPAPAAEAPAAPAPVAEAPAAPAPAAEAPAAAPAGAAQGTDVVLPALGESVTEGTVTRWLKSVGETVEADEPLLEVSTDKVDTEIPAPASGVLLEIVVGEDETAEVGAKLAVIGAAGAAPAAAAPAPAAAPAPAAAPAPAAAPAAAAPAPAAPAAPAPAPAPVAPAAPAPAPAAPVAAAPSIAPAVVTPVPATPAAAPAEDGAYVTPLVRKLATENGVDLASVKGSGVGGRIRKQDVLAAAEAKKAAAAAPVAAAPAAAAKAPALEVSPLRGQTVKMTRMRKVIGDNMMKALHGQAQLSSVVEVDITKLMKLRARAKDAFAAREGVKLSPMPFFVKAAAQALKAHPVINARINEDEGTITYFDSENIGIAVDSEKGLMTPVIKGAGDLNIAGISKATAELAGKVRASKITPDELSGATFTISNTGSRGALFDTIIVPPNQVAILGIGATVKRPAVIETAEGTVIGVRDMTYLTLSYDHRLVDGADAARYLTAVKAILEAGEFEVDLGL from the coding sequence ATGTCGGTTTCCGTAACCCTGCCGGCGCTCGGCGAGAGCGTCACCGAGGGCACCGTCACCCGCTGGCTCAAGGCCGAGGGCGAGCGCGTCGAGGCCGACGAGCCGCTGCTCGAGGTCTCGACCGACAAGGTCGACACCGAGATCCCCGCCCCCGCCTCGGGCATCCTGGCCTCCATCAAGGTCGCCGAGGACGAGACGGTCGAGGTCGGCGCCGAGCTGGCCATCATCGACGACGGCTCCGGCGCTCCGGCCGCCGCTCCGGCCCCGGCCGCCGAGGCCGCCCCGGCGCCCGCCGCCGAGGCCCCGGCCGCTCCGGCCCCCGTGGCCGAGGCCCCCGCCGCCCCGGCGCCCGCCGCCGAGGCTCCGGCCGCCGCCCCCGCCGGTGCCGCCCAGGGCACCGACGTCGTCCTGCCGGCGCTCGGCGAGTCCGTCACCGAGGGCACCGTCACCCGCTGGCTGAAGTCGGTCGGCGAGACCGTCGAGGCCGACGAGCCGCTGCTCGAGGTCTCCACGGACAAGGTCGACACCGAGATCCCCGCCCCCGCCTCCGGCGTTCTCCTGGAGATCGTCGTCGGCGAGGACGAGACCGCCGAGGTCGGCGCCAAGCTGGCCGTCATCGGTGCCGCGGGTGCCGCTCCGGCCGCCGCCGCCCCGGCCCCGGCCGCCGCTCCGGCCCCCGCCGCTGCTCCGGCCCCCGCCGCCGCTCCGGCTGCCGCTGCTCCGGCTCCGGCCGCCCCGGCCGCTCCGGCTCCGGCCCCCGCGCCGGTCGCCCCGGCCGCCCCGGCCCCGGCTCCGGCCGCTCCGGTCGCCGCCGCCCCGTCCATCGCTCCGGCCGTCGTGACCCCGGTCCCGGCGACCCCCGCGGCCGCCCCGGCCGAGGACGGCGCGTACGTGACCCCGCTGGTCCGCAAGCTCGCCACCGAGAACGGCGTCGACCTGGCGTCCGTCAAGGGCTCCGGCGTCGGCGGCCGCATCCGCAAGCAGGACGTCCTCGCGGCCGCCGAGGCCAAGAAGGCCGCCGCTGCCGCTCCCGTCGCCGCCGCTCCGGCCGCCGCCGCGAAGGCCCCCGCCCTGGAGGTCTCCCCGCTGCGTGGCCAGACGGTCAAGATGACCCGCATGCGCAAGGTCATCGGCGACAACATGATGAAGGCGCTGCACGGCCAGGCCCAGCTGTCCTCGGTCGTCGAGGTCGACATCACCAAGCTGATGAAGCTGCGCGCCCGCGCCAAGGACGCGTTCGCCGCCCGTGAGGGCGTCAAGCTCTCCCCGATGCCGTTCTTCGTGAAGGCGGCGGCCCAGGCGCTGAAGGCCCACCCGGTCATCAACGCCCGGATCAACGAGGACGAGGGCACCATCACGTACTTCGACTCGGAGAACATCGGCATCGCCGTCGACTCCGAGAAGGGTCTGATGACGCCGGTCATCAAGGGTGCGGGCGACCTGAACATCGCCGGCATCTCCAAGGCCACGGCCGAGCTGGCCGGCAAGGTCCGCGCCAGCAAGATCACGCCGGACGAGCTGTCCGGTGCGACCTTCACCATCAGCAACACCGGCTCGCGCGGTGCGCTGTTCGACACGATCATCGTGCCGCCGAACCAGGTCGCCATCCTGGGCATCGGTGCCACGGTCAAGCGTCCGGCCGTCATCGAGACCGCCGAGGGCACCGTCATCGGCGTCCGCGACATGACCTACCTGACGCTCTCCTACGACCACCGTCTGGTGGACGGCGCCGACGCCGCCCGCTACCTGACGGCCGTCAAGGCGATCCTGGAGGCCGGCGAGTTCGAGGTCGACCTCGGTCTGTAA
- the lpdA gene encoding dihydrolipoyl dehydrogenase, with translation MANDASTVFDLVILGGGSGGYAAALRGAQLGLDVALIEKNKLGGTCLHNGCIPTKALLHAGEVADQAREAEQFGVKASFEGIDIKAVHKYKDDVISGLYKGLQGLVASRKVTYIEGTGHLSSPTSVDVDGRRVEGRHVLLATGSVPKSLPGLEIDGNRIISSDHALTLDRVPESAIILGGGVIGVEFASAWKSFGTDVTVIEGLKHLVPVEDENSSKLLERAFRKRGIKFNLGTFFQSAEYTDSGVKVTLADGKTFEAEVLLVAIGRGPVSAGLGYEEQGVAMDRGYVLVDEYMRTNVPTISAVGDLVPTLQLAHVGFAEGILVAERLAGLKTVPIDYDGVPRVTYCHPEVASVGITEAKAKEIYGADKVVALKYNLAGNGKSKILKTAGEIKLVQVKDGAVVGVHMVGDRMGEQVGEAQLIYNWEALPAEVAQLIHAHPTQNEALGEAHLALAGKPLHSHD, from the coding sequence GTGGCGAACGACGCCAGCACCGTTTTCGACCTAGTGATCCTCGGCGGCGGTAGCGGCGGTTACGCCGCGGCGCTGCGCGGAGCGCAGCTGGGCCTGGACGTCGCACTGATCGAGAAGAACAAGCTCGGCGGCACCTGCCTGCACAACGGCTGCATCCCGACGAAGGCCCTGCTCCACGCCGGCGAGGTCGCCGACCAGGCGCGCGAGGCGGAGCAGTTCGGTGTCAAGGCCTCCTTCGAGGGCATCGACATCAAGGCCGTGCACAAGTACAAGGACGACGTGATCTCGGGCCTGTACAAGGGTCTGCAGGGTCTCGTCGCCTCCCGCAAGGTGACCTACATCGAGGGCACCGGCCACCTGTCCTCCCCGACCTCCGTCGACGTGGACGGCCGTCGCGTCGAGGGTCGTCACGTTCTCCTGGCCACGGGTTCCGTGCCGAAGTCCCTGCCGGGTCTGGAGATCGACGGCAACCGGATCATCTCCTCGGACCACGCGCTGACCCTGGACCGGGTCCCGGAGTCCGCGATCATCCTCGGCGGCGGCGTCATCGGCGTCGAGTTCGCCTCCGCGTGGAAGTCCTTCGGCACCGACGTCACCGTCATCGAGGGCCTGAAGCACCTCGTCCCGGTCGAGGACGAGAACAGCTCGAAGCTTCTTGAGCGCGCGTTCCGCAAGCGCGGCATCAAGTTCAACCTCGGCACCTTCTTCCAGTCCGCCGAGTACACCGACAGCGGCGTCAAGGTCACCCTGGCCGACGGCAAGACCTTCGAGGCCGAGGTCCTCCTGGTCGCCATCGGCCGCGGCCCGGTCTCCGCCGGTCTCGGTTACGAGGAGCAGGGCGTCGCGATGGACCGCGGCTACGTCCTGGTCGACGAGTACATGCGCACCAACGTGCCGACGATCTCGGCCGTGGGCGACCTCGTCCCGACGCTCCAGCTCGCGCACGTCGGCTTCGCCGAGGGCATCCTCGTCGCGGAGCGCCTGGCCGGTCTGAAGACCGTCCCGATCGACTACGACGGTGTGCCCCGGGTGACGTACTGCCACCCCGAGGTCGCCTCCGTCGGCATCACCGAGGCCAAGGCCAAGGAGATCTACGGCGCGGACAAGGTCGTCGCCCTGAAGTACAACCTCGCGGGCAACGGCAAGAGCAAGATCCTCAAGACCGCGGGCGAGATCAAGCTCGTCCAGGTCAAGGACGGTGCCGTGGTCGGCGTCCACATGGTCGGTGACCGCATGGGCGAGCAGGTCGGCGAAGCGCAGCTGATCTACAACTGGGAGGCGCTGCCGGCCGAGGTCGCGCAGCTCATCCACGCCCACCCGACGCAGAACGAGGCGCTCGGCGAGGCCCACCTGGCCCTGGCCGGCAAGCCTCTGCACTCCCACGACTGA